Proteins encoded by one window of Xiphophorus couchianus chromosome 13, X_couchianus-1.0, whole genome shotgun sequence:
- the eapp gene encoding E2F-associated phosphoprotein isoform X2 — translation MNKLSKPQEFDSYEIEEPSDEERAESSSEDELDVLLNGTPEQKKKLIREYLTGESESSSEDEFEKEMEAELSSTIRTMEGTWGPAAGGGSAGASCVSKPQMYDKVYFDSDSEDDDTPGSSTDRRRRQRMVLSNDELLYDPDEDDRDQAWVDARRYNGRKHQSTASRSLAGQNYRLPSSDAVLNCPACMTTLCLDCQRHEKYRTQYRAMFVMNCTVKTDEVLRYKTQQEKKPRKRRRGQTAEGASPRPAGMDSDEIYHPVKCSECSTEVAVFDKDEVYHFFNILASHC, via the exons ATGAACAAGTTGAGTAAACCCCAGGAGTTTGACTCGTATGAAATTGAGGAACCGAGCGACGAAGAGCGAGCTGAGAGCAG CTCAGAGGACGAGCTGGACGTGCTGCTGAACGGAACCCcggagcagaagaagaagctgatACGGGAGTACCTGACAGGGGAGAGCGAGTCATCCAGTGAGGATGAGTTTGAAAAAGAGATGGAGGCCGAACTTAGCTCCACCATCCGGACCATGGAGGGAACCTGGGGACCAGCAGCTG GTGGAGGAAGTGCTGGAGCTTCCTGCGTTTCCAAACCTCAGATGTACGATAAGGTCTACTTTGATTCTGACTCAGAGGATGACGACACACCAG GCAGCTCCACAGACCGGCGGCGCAGGCAGCGTATGGTTCTCAGTAACGATGAGCTGCTGTACGACCCAGACGAGGACGACAGGGACCAGGCCTGGGTGGACGCAAGGAG GTATAACGGCAGAAAGCATCAGAGCACAGCATCCCGGTCCCTGGCTGGCCAGAACTATCGCCTTCCCAGCAGTGACGCCGTGTTGAACTGTCCTGCCTGCATGACCACGCTCTGCCTGGACTGTCAGAG GCATGAAAAGTATCGCACACAGTATCGAGCCATGTTTGTGATGAACTGCACAGTGAAGACAGACGAGGTGCTGCGCTACAAAACGCAGCAGGAGAAAAAgcccaggaagaggaggagaggccAGACAGCAGAGGGTGCCAGCCCGAGGCCGGCAGGCATGGACTCTGATGAGATCTACCACCCTGTGAAATGTTCTGAGTGCTCCACAGAGGTGGCTGTGTTTGACAAAGATGAGGTCTACCATTTCTTTAACATACTGGCCAGTCACTGCTGA
- the eapp gene encoding E2F-associated phosphoprotein isoform X1, which translates to MNKLSKPQEFDSYEIEEPSDEERAESSSEDELDVLLNGTPEQKKKLIREYLTGESESSSEDEFEKEMEAELSSTIRTMEGTWGPAADPTGGGSAGASCVSKPQMYDKVYFDSDSEDDDTPGSSTDRRRRQRMVLSNDELLYDPDEDDRDQAWVDARRYNGRKHQSTASRSLAGQNYRLPSSDAVLNCPACMTTLCLDCQRHEKYRTQYRAMFVMNCTVKTDEVLRYKTQQEKKPRKRRRGQTAEGASPRPAGMDSDEIYHPVKCSECSTEVAVFDKDEVYHFFNILASHC; encoded by the exons ATGAACAAGTTGAGTAAACCCCAGGAGTTTGACTCGTATGAAATTGAGGAACCGAGCGACGAAGAGCGAGCTGAGAGCAG CTCAGAGGACGAGCTGGACGTGCTGCTGAACGGAACCCcggagcagaagaagaagctgatACGGGAGTACCTGACAGGGGAGAGCGAGTCATCCAGTGAGGATGAGTTTGAAAAAGAGATGGAGGCCGAACTTAGCTCCACCATCCGGACCATGGAGGGAACCTGGGGACCAGCAGCTG ATCCCACAGGTGGAGGAAGTGCTGGAGCTTCCTGCGTTTCCAAACCTCAGATGTACGATAAGGTCTACTTTGATTCTGACTCAGAGGATGACGACACACCAG GCAGCTCCACAGACCGGCGGCGCAGGCAGCGTATGGTTCTCAGTAACGATGAGCTGCTGTACGACCCAGACGAGGACGACAGGGACCAGGCCTGGGTGGACGCAAGGAG GTATAACGGCAGAAAGCATCAGAGCACAGCATCCCGGTCCCTGGCTGGCCAGAACTATCGCCTTCCCAGCAGTGACGCCGTGTTGAACTGTCCTGCCTGCATGACCACGCTCTGCCTGGACTGTCAGAG GCATGAAAAGTATCGCACACAGTATCGAGCCATGTTTGTGATGAACTGCACAGTGAAGACAGACGAGGTGCTGCGCTACAAAACGCAGCAGGAGAAAAAgcccaggaagaggaggagaggccAGACAGCAGAGGGTGCCAGCCCGAGGCCGGCAGGCATGGACTCTGATGAGATCTACCACCCTGTGAAATGTTCTGAGTGCTCCACAGAGGTGGCTGTGTTTGACAAAGATGAGGTCTACCATTTCTTTAACATACTGGCCAGTCACTGCTGA